The following nucleotide sequence is from uncultured Roseateles sp..
ACCGCGACCTACATTGCGGACGCCCAAAGCGGCAGGCAGTCCGGCCTGCCGGTGATCGAGGGCGATTCACGCTCACCCACCGTCGCCGATGTCGCCCAAACCCTCGCAGAACAAAATCCTGTCGGCCCTGCCGCTCGCCGACTGGGAGCACTTGAGCCCGCAGCTGGAATGGATCGAAATGCCGGCCGGCACCCTGCTGCACGAGGCCGGCAGCCTGATCAGGCACGTGTACTTTCCGGTCACCGCGGTCGCTTCATTGATCTCGACGATGAAGAGCGGCGCCGCGGCAGAGATCGCCGTGGTCGGCAACGAAGGCATGGTCGGGGTCTGCGCCTTCATGGGCGGCGCGCCCTCGCTCAGCAGCGCGGTGGTGCAAAGCTCGGGCTATGGCCTGCGCATGGGCGCTGCGGCCCTGCGGGCCCAGTCGCAGCGCAGCGAGCCACTGATGCAGCAGCTGCTGCACTACACCCAGACGCTGTTCGCCCAGATGACGCAAACCTCGGCCTGCAACCGGCATCACGGGCTGGACCAGCAGCTGTGCCGCTGGCTGCTGCAGCATCTTGACCGGCAGCAGGGTAACGAGATGGTGATCACGCAGGAGCGCATCGCCGCGATGCTGGGCGTGCGCCGCGAGGGCGTCACCGGCGGCGCGCTGAAACTGCAAAAGGCCGGGCTGATCCGCTACGGCCGCGGACACCTCACGGTGGTGGACCGAAACGGCCTGGAGGCGCGCAGCTGCGAGTGCTATGCGATCGCCCGCGGCGCTGAGCCCACCGGCCCCAGGGCATGGTCCGTTGCTGCGCCAGCCTCACAAATACGTAAGCAGGCGCAAACGATGTAAGCAGGGGCAGC
It contains:
- a CDS encoding Crp/Fnr family transcriptional regulator, coding for MSPKPSQNKILSALPLADWEHLSPQLEWIEMPAGTLLHEAGSLIRHVYFPVTAVASLISTMKSGAAAEIAVVGNEGMVGVCAFMGGAPSLSSAVVQSSGYGLRMGAAALRAQSQRSEPLMQQLLHYTQTLFAQMTQTSACNRHHGLDQQLCRWLLQHLDRQQGNEMVITQERIAAMLGVRREGVTGGALKLQKAGLIRYGRGHLTVVDRNGLEARSCECYAIARGAEPTGPRAWSVAAPASQIRKQAQTM